The Desmodus rotundus isolate HL8 chromosome 3, HLdesRot8A.1, whole genome shotgun sequence genome includes a region encoding these proteins:
- the TRABD gene encoding traB domain-containing protein isoform X1, which produces MEEEEEQPPQEASVEPVVTPGASEVVPRVLPGEPQNLSDVDAFNLLLEMKLKRRRERPHLPRTVTELVAEDGSRVYVVGTAHFSDDSKKDVVKTIRAVQPDVVVVELCQYRVSMLKMDERTLLREAKEISLEKLQQAVRQNGLMSGLMQMLLLKVSAHITEQLGMAPGGEFREAFREASKVPFCKFHLGDRPIPVTFKRAIAALSFWQKVKLAWGLCFLSDPISKDDVERCKQKDLLEQMMAEMIGEFPDLHRTIVSERDIYLTYMLRQAARRLELPRSSDAEPRKCVPSVVVGVVGMGHVPGIEKNWTTDLNIHEIMAVPPPSISGRVSRLAVKVALLGLLGYGLYWMGRRTASLVLSLPATQYCLQRASSARPSK; this is translated from the exons atggaggaggaggaggagcagccacCGCAGGAG GCCAGCGTGGAACCCGTGGTGACCCCAGGAGCTTCGGAGGTGGTGCCCAGGGTGCTTCCCGGAGAACCCCAGAACCTGT CTGACGTGGATGCTTTCAACCTGCTTCTGGAGATGAAGCTGAAGAGGCGGCGAGAACGGCCCCACCTGCCACGCACGGTGACTGAGCTGGTGGCCGAGGACGGGAGCAGGGTGTACGTGGTGGGCACGGCCCACTTCAGTGACGACAGCAAGAAGGACGTTGTGAAG ACCATCCGGGCGGTGCAGCCCGACGTGGTGGTGGTGGAGCTCTGCCAGTACCGCGTGTCCATGCTGAAGATGGACGAGCGCACGCTGCTGCGGGAGGCCAAGGAGATCAGCCTGGAGAAGCTGCAGCAGGCCGTGAGGCAG AACGGGCTCATGTCCGGGCTGATGCAGATGCTGCTGTTGAAGGTGTCGGCCCACATCACCGAGCAGCTGGGCATGGCCCCCGGCGGCGAGTTCAGGGAGGCCTTCAGGGAG GCCAGCAAGGTGCCCTTCTGCAAGTTCCACTTGGGGGACCGGCCCATCCCTGTCACCTTCAAGAGGGCCATCGCTGCGCTCTCCTTCTGGCAGAAGGTCAAACTAGCCTGGGGCCTGTGCTTCCTGTCAGACCCAATCAG CAAGGATGACGTGGAGCGCTGCAAGCAGAAGGACCTGCTGGAGCAGATGATGGCGGAGATGATTGGCGAGTTCCCCGACCTGCACCGCACCATCGTCTCGGAGCGCGACATCTACCTGACCTACATGCTGAGGCAGGCCGCCCGGCGCCTCGAGCTGCCGCGCTCCTCTGACG CTGAGCCCAGGAAGTGCGTCCCCTCCGTGGTGGTGGGCGTTGTGGGCATGGGCCACGTCCCCGGCATCGAGAAGAACTGGACTACCGACCTCAACATCCACGAGATCATGGC cgtCCCCCCGCCATCCATCTCGGGCAGAGTGTCCCGGCTGGCTGTGAAAGTCGCCCTCCTGGGCCTGCTGGGCTACGGCCTGTATTGGATGGGGCGCCGCACCGCCAGCCTGGTCCTgtccctgcctgccacccagtACTGCCTGCAGAGAGCGTCCTCAGCCCGGCCGAGCAAATAG
- the PANX2 gene encoding pannexin-2 — translation MHHLLEQPADMATALLAGEKLRELILPGAQDDKAGALAALLLQLKLELPFDRVVTIGTVLVPILLVTLVFTKNFAEEPIYCYTPHNFTRDQALYARGYCWTELRDALPGVDASLWPSLFEHKLLPYSLLAFAAIMYVPALGWEFLASTRLTSELNFLLQEIDNCYHRAAEGRAPKIEKQIQSKGPGITERERREIIENAEKEKSPEQNLFEKYLERRGRSNFLAKLYLARHLLILLLSVAPISYLCTYYATQKQNEFTCALGASPDGPAGGGGWAVRVSCKLPSVQLQRIVAGVDIVLLCSMNLIILVNLIHLFIFRKSNFIFDKLHKVGIKTRRQWRGSQFCDINILAMFCNENRDHIKSLNRLDFITNESDLMYDNVVRQLLAALAQSNHDATPTVRSAGVQTLDPSADPAEPDGAAEPPVVKRPRKKMKWIPTSNPLPQPFKEQLAIMRVENSKADKPKPVRRKTTTDTLVAPLLDAGARGAPHDKGGGDTGPATDKKHARHFSLDVHPYILGSKKAKPEAVPAALPASRSQEGGFLSQAEERGLGLPAAPTKDAPLPEKEILYPAEPARTTLPAGGPFHVCSPPSVPATAPLSPAGLGKADPLTILSRNATHPLLHISTLYEAREEEDGAPRASPEVGNLITIPPPQQILIATFDEPRTVVSTVEF, via the exons ATGCACCACCTCCTGGAGCAGCCCGCGGACATGGCGACGGCGCTGCTGGCCGGCGAGAAGCTGCGCGAGCTCATCTTGCCCGGCGCGCAGGACGACAAGGCGGGCGCGCTGGCCGCGCTGCTGCTGCAACTCAAGCTTGAGCTGCCGTTCGACCGCGTGGTCACCATCGGCACCGTCCTCGTCCCCATCCTGCTGGTCACCCTGGTCTTCACCAAGAACTTCGCAG AGGAGCCCATTTACTGCTACACCCCGCACAACTTCACCCGCGACCAGGCGCTGTACGCCCGCGGCTACTGCTGGACGGAGCTGCGGGACGCGCTGCCCGGCGTGGATGCCAGCCTGTGGCCGTCGCTGTTTGAGCACAAGCTGCTGCCCTACTCGCTGCTGGCCTTCGCGGCCATCATGTACGTGCCCGCGCTGGGCTGGGAGTTCCTGGCCTCCACCCGCCTCACCTCCGAGCTCAACTTCTTGCTGCAGGAGATCGACAACTGCTACCACCGGGCGGCCGAGGGCCGCGCCCCCAAGATTGAGAAGCAGATCCAGTCCAAGGGGCCCGGCATTACGGAGCGCGAGAGGCGCGAGATCATCGAGAACGCGGAGAAGGAGAAGAGCCCGGAGCAGAATCTGTTCGAGAAGTACTTGGAGCGCCGCGGACGCAGCAACTTCCTCGCCAAGCTGTACCTGGCGCGGCACCTGCTCATCCTGCTGCTCAGCGTGGCGCCCATCTCCTACCTGTGTACCTACTACGCCACCCAGAAGCAGAACGAGTTCACCTGCGCGCTGGGCGCATCCCCGGACGGGCCTGCGGGTGGCGGGGGCTGGGCGGTGCGCGTGAGCTGCAAGCTGCCGTCCGTGCAGCTGCAGCGCATCGTGGCGGGCGTGGACATCGTGCTGCTGTGCTCCATGAACCTCATCATCCTCGTCAACCTCATCCACCTCTTCATCTTCCGCAAGAGCAACTTCATCTTCGACAAGCTGCACAAGGTGGGCATCAAGACGCGCAGGCAGTGGCGCGGCTCCCAGTTCTGTGACATCAACATTCTGGCCATGTTCTGCAACGAGAACCGTGACCACATCAAGTCGCTTAACCGGCTGGACTTCATCACCAACGAGAGCGACCTCATGTACGACAACGTGGTGCGGCAGCTGCTGGCGGCGCTGGCGCAGTCCAACCACGACGCCACGCCCACCGTGCGCAGCGCTGGCGTCCAGACCCTGGACCCCAGCGCTGACCCCGCGGAGCCCGACGGCGCCGCCGAGCCGCCCGTGGTCAAGCGGCCCCGCAAGAAGATGAAGTGGATCCCCACCAGCAACCCGCTGCCCCAGCCCTTCAAGGAGCAGCTGGCCATCATGCGCGTGGAGAACAGCAAGGCAGACAAGCCCAAGCCCGTGCGCCGCAAGACCACCACCGACACGCTCGTCGCGCCGCTGCTGGACGCGGGTGCGCGCGGGGCTCCCCACGACAAAGGCGGGGGCGACACAGGCCCCGCCACAGACAAGAAGCACGCACGCCACTTCTCCCTGGACGTGCACCCTTACATCCTGGGTTCCAAGAAGGCCAAGCCCGAGGCCGTTCCCGCCGCCCTGCCCGCCTCCCGTAGCCAGGAAGGGGGCTTCCTGTCCCAGGCAGAGGAGCGCGGGCTGGGCCTGCCGGCAGCACCCACCAAAG ACGCTCCGCTCCCTGAGAAGGAAATCCTGTATCCAGCAGAGCCTGCCCGGACCACACTTCCCGCTGGGGGCCCCTTTCACGTCTGCTCGCCCCCCTCAGTCCCTGCCACAGCCCCGCTGTCACCAGCCGGCCTGGGCAAGGCCGACCCCCTCACCATCCTGAGCCGCAACGCCACCCACCCACTGTTGCACATCAGCACGCTGTATGAGGCCCGGGAGGAGGAGGACGGGGCCCCTCGAGCCTCCCCGGAGGTGGGCAACCTCATCAccatccccccgccccagcaGATCCTCATCGCCACCTTCGACGAGCCAAGGACAGTAGTGAGTACAGTGGAGTTCTGA
- the TRABD gene encoding traB domain-containing protein isoform X2 has translation MEEEEEQPPQEASVEPVVTPGASEVVPRVLPGEPQNLCLCPQEHSVLGSRGGQLPTDVDAFNLLLEMKLKRRRERPHLPRTVTELVAEDGSRVYVVGTAHFSDDSKKDVVKTIRAVQPDVVVVELCQYRVSMLKMDERTLLREAKEISLEKLQQAVRQNGLMSGLMQMLLLKVSAHITEQLGMAPGGEFREAFREASKVPFCKFHLGDRPIPVTFKRAIAALSFWQKVKLAWGLCFLSDPISKDDVERCKQKDLLEQMMAEMIGEFPDLHRTIVSERDIYLTYMLRQAARRLELPRSSDAEPRKCVPSVVVGVVGMGHVPGIEKNWTTDLNIHEIMAVPPPSISGRVSRLAVKVALLGLLGYGLYWMGRRTASLVLSLPATQYCLQRASSARPSK, from the exons atggaggaggaggaggagcagccacCGCAGGAG GCCAGCGTGGAACCCGTGGTGACCCCAGGAGCTTCGGAGGTGGTGCCCAGGGTGCTTCCCGGAGAACCCCAGAACCTGTGTTTGTGTCCCCAAGAACACTCAGtgctgggcagcaggggtggaCAGCTCCCAA CTGACGTGGATGCTTTCAACCTGCTTCTGGAGATGAAGCTGAAGAGGCGGCGAGAACGGCCCCACCTGCCACGCACGGTGACTGAGCTGGTGGCCGAGGACGGGAGCAGGGTGTACGTGGTGGGCACGGCCCACTTCAGTGACGACAGCAAGAAGGACGTTGTGAAG ACCATCCGGGCGGTGCAGCCCGACGTGGTGGTGGTGGAGCTCTGCCAGTACCGCGTGTCCATGCTGAAGATGGACGAGCGCACGCTGCTGCGGGAGGCCAAGGAGATCAGCCTGGAGAAGCTGCAGCAGGCCGTGAGGCAG AACGGGCTCATGTCCGGGCTGATGCAGATGCTGCTGTTGAAGGTGTCGGCCCACATCACCGAGCAGCTGGGCATGGCCCCCGGCGGCGAGTTCAGGGAGGCCTTCAGGGAG GCCAGCAAGGTGCCCTTCTGCAAGTTCCACTTGGGGGACCGGCCCATCCCTGTCACCTTCAAGAGGGCCATCGCTGCGCTCTCCTTCTGGCAGAAGGTCAAACTAGCCTGGGGCCTGTGCTTCCTGTCAGACCCAATCAG CAAGGATGACGTGGAGCGCTGCAAGCAGAAGGACCTGCTGGAGCAGATGATGGCGGAGATGATTGGCGAGTTCCCCGACCTGCACCGCACCATCGTCTCGGAGCGCGACATCTACCTGACCTACATGCTGAGGCAGGCCGCCCGGCGCCTCGAGCTGCCGCGCTCCTCTGACG CTGAGCCCAGGAAGTGCGTCCCCTCCGTGGTGGTGGGCGTTGTGGGCATGGGCCACGTCCCCGGCATCGAGAAGAACTGGACTACCGACCTCAACATCCACGAGATCATGGC cgtCCCCCCGCCATCCATCTCGGGCAGAGTGTCCCGGCTGGCTGTGAAAGTCGCCCTCCTGGGCCTGCTGGGCTACGGCCTGTATTGGATGGGGCGCCGCACCGCCAGCCTGGTCCTgtccctgcctgccacccagtACTGCCTGCAGAGAGCGTCCTCAGCCCGGCCGAGCAAATAG